From the genome of Flavobacterium ovatum, one region includes:
- a CDS encoding outer membrane protein assembly factor, translating into MMLKSYYLILLLTVTVFSQNRMVTSVNWQGNKRMNLKFLAAFIETKVGLPLDSLKVENDVAALTRLNGISNVTFAISPIDQEECAVTFKVIENYSILPNVELWTTDAAAAAYRLGLYDYNFLGKNNSIGGFYQYNGVSSYGISFSAPFLFSSNLGIETNFRKISSIEPIFINKIPSQYQYSNKGIDFSVVYRLNFRNSFKLGFTVFNEKYEYISGEQSPEVPQFFEIDKASVKSTYDFNNLKYDFYLVKGFKNQLFSQVVINDNKLQDKFVVFRNDLLFFSRIGKNGNWGTRLQLGLSTNSNSPFAPFALDNNMNIRGVGNIVDRGTGVIVINTEYRKTLYEKKWFVLQGNAFIDSGTWRNPGGSFTDFITNENIKVYPGVGLRIIHKAIFNAVFRIDYGYGITKNANNGIVFGVGQYF; encoded by the coding sequence ATGATGCTCAAAAGCTACTATCTTATTTTATTATTGACTGTTACTGTTTTTTCTCAAAATAGGATGGTTACCTCTGTTAATTGGCAAGGGAATAAGAGAATGAATTTGAAATTCTTAGCTGCTTTTATAGAGACTAAGGTAGGTTTACCTTTGGATAGTTTGAAAGTCGAAAATGATGTTGCTGCGCTCACAAGGTTAAACGGAATTTCTAATGTCACCTTTGCAATTAGCCCAATCGACCAAGAGGAATGTGCCGTTACTTTTAAGGTTATAGAAAATTATAGTATTCTTCCCAATGTAGAACTGTGGACCACTGATGCTGCGGCTGCGGCTTATCGTTTAGGGCTTTACGATTATAATTTTTTAGGTAAAAACAATTCTATTGGTGGTTTCTATCAATATAATGGTGTTTCTTCTTATGGGATTAGTTTTTCGGCTCCTTTTTTGTTTAGCTCGAATTTGGGGATTGAGACTAATTTTCGTAAAATATCGAGTATAGAACCAATTTTTATTAATAAAATACCTTCTCAGTATCAGTATTCAAATAAAGGGATTGATTTTTCAGTAGTGTACCGACTGAATTTTAGAAATTCTTTTAAGCTTGGATTCACAGTATTTAATGAGAAGTATGAGTATATAAGTGGAGAACAATCACCAGAGGTTCCGCAGTTTTTTGAGATTGATAAAGCTTCGGTCAAATCAACCTATGACTTTAATAATTTGAAATATGATTTTTACTTGGTGAAAGGGTTCAAAAATCAGCTTTTTAGTCAAGTTGTAATCAATGACAATAAGCTCCAAGACAAGTTCGTGGTTTTTAGAAATGACCTCTTATTTTTCAGTCGAATAGGCAAAAATGGTAACTGGGGAACTCGACTACAGCTTGGTTTGTCTACCAATAGTAATAGTCCATTTGCTCCATTTGCTTTGGATAATAATATGAATATAAGAGGAGTGGGGAATATTGTAGATCGAGGGACAGGCGTGATCGTAATCAACACAGAGTATCGTAAAACACTATACGAAAAAAAATGGTTTGTCTTGCAAGGAAATGCTTTTATAGATAGCGGTACTTGGCGAAATCCAGGAGGGAGTTTTACCGACTTTATTACTAACGAAAACATCAAAGTGTATCCAGGAGTTGGTTTACGGATAATTCATAAAGCTATTTTTAATGCAGTTTTTAGGATTGATTACGGTTATGGAATTACCAAAAATGCTAATAATGGAATTGTTTTTGGTGTTGGTCAATATTTTTAA
- a CDS encoding geranylgeranylglycerol-phosphate geranylgeranyltransferase, whose amino-acid sequence MLSRKQRLLLKKIVSLFSVVRGYNIPIIILAQYLSAIFILAPEKRALDILFDINLFLLVFASAITIASGYIINNFYDSQKDLINRPHKSMLDRLVSQATKLKVYFVLNFLAAAMALMVSWKVFLFFSTYIFLIWFYSHKIKKYAVLGNLTATLMAVIPFFAITLHFYYSLTFEELISYKSHFAVIFAHAAFLSLLLLIREMIKDLENIKGDLVNDYRTIPVRFGESVSKQIITILTILTVLPVYLLIDVYDVGYMDIYFYLSFLVLLFFLVYLWKSSTKEQYVKLHNVLKFLIVSGVFCIVLIDPSVLYNGKRWILSN is encoded by the coding sequence ATGCTAAGTAGAAAACAAAGGCTTTTATTGAAGAAAATCGTGAGTTTGTTCTCTGTAGTCAGGGGATATAACATCCCGATTATCATTTTAGCACAATACCTTTCGGCAATTTTTATTTTGGCTCCTGAGAAACGAGCCTTAGATATCTTGTTTGATATTAATTTGTTTCTACTTGTTTTTGCTTCTGCCATTACGATTGCATCAGGATACATCATTAATAATTTTTACGATAGTCAGAAAGATTTGATCAATCGCCCTCATAAATCAATGTTAGATCGTTTGGTGAGTCAAGCTACTAAATTGAAAGTGTATTTTGTACTCAATTTTCTTGCCGCTGCCATGGCTTTAATGGTATCGTGGAAAGTTTTTTTGTTTTTTTCGACTTATATCTTTTTGATTTGGTTTTATTCGCATAAAATAAAAAAATACGCCGTTCTTGGAAATCTTACCGCTACTTTAATGGCTGTAATTCCTTTTTTTGCTATTACATTACATTTTTACTATAGCTTGACTTTTGAAGAACTTATAAGTTATAAATCTCATTTTGCTGTAATTTTTGCCCATGCTGCTTTTTTATCATTGTTGCTGTTAATTCGGGAAATGATCAAAGATTTGGAAAATATAAAAGGAGATTTAGTCAATGATTATAGAACGATCCCTGTTCGTTTTGGAGAGTCTGTTTCAAAACAAATTATTACGATTTTAACCATTTTGACGGTGCTACCTGTTTACCTTTTGATTGATGTTTACGATGTAGGATATATGGATATTTACTTTTATTTATCCTTTTTGGTGTTGCTGTTTTTCTTGGTTTATTTATGGAAATCCAGTACCAAAGAGCAGTATGTAAAACTGCATAATGTATTGAAGTTCTTGATTGTTTCAGGTGTTTTTTGCATAGTATTGATAGATCCTTCAGTTTTGTATAATGGTAAAAGATGGATTTTATCTAATTAA
- a CDS encoding TspO/MBR family protein — translation MNKITKILCIVVTCLAVGYFSGIVTQSAITTWYPTLIKPSFNPPNWIFAPVWSMLYVMMGIAAGLVWDRIEFEQEIVKKALVVFAIQLGLNALWSYLFFGLHNPLLAGVEIIILWLFIYETYMQFAKINKIAGYLFLPYLTWVSFAMVLNGSIWWLNR, via the coding sequence ATGAATAAAATCACTAAAATCCTTTGCATCGTTGTTACTTGTTTGGCAGTAGGATATTTTTCTGGAATTGTAACCCAATCTGCCATTACTACTTGGTACCCAACATTGATTAAACCAAGCTTCAATCCTCCCAATTGGATATTTGCTCCAGTTTGGAGTATGCTGTACGTTATGATGGGTATTGCAGCTGGATTGGTCTGGGATCGAATTGAGTTTGAACAAGAAATAGTTAAAAAAGCATTAGTGGTTTTCGCCATCCAATTAGGATTAAATGCACTTTGGTCGTATTTGTTCTTCGGGCTTCACAATCCGTTATTGGCAGGAGTTGAAATTATCATCTTGTGGTTATTCATTTATGAAACCTATATGCAATTTGCCAAAATCAATAAAATTGCTGGTTACTTATTCTTACCGTATTTGACTTGGGTGAGTTTCGCTATGGTACTAAACGGTAGTATTTGGTGGCTGAATAGATAA
- a CDS encoding type II toxin-antitoxin system RelE/ParE family toxin, translated as MDVYRAKRNIAATLEYIEGIWNKNIRVKFATKLNETIKLIAVNPDLFPVSAFNKKIRRCVLSKQSTLFYNFSNDKIIILALFNTRQDPNKINKIK; from the coding sequence ATAGATGTATATAGAGCAAAAAGAAATATTGCAGCGACTTTGGAATATATTGAAGGGATTTGGAACAAGAATATTCGGGTGAAGTTCGCAACAAAATTAAATGAAACAATCAAATTGATTGCTGTTAATCCGGATTTGTTTCCTGTTTCAGCATTTAATAAAAAAATAAGGAGATGTGTTTTGTCGAAACAAAGTACTTTGTTTTATAATTTTTCGAACGATAAAATTATAATATTAGCTCTTTTTAACACCAGACAAGACCCAAATAAAATTAATAAAATAAAATAA
- a CDS encoding diphosphomevalonate decarboxylase: MFLDTDFIPSKYTQTVENGNFLWTAPSNIALVKYWGKKENQIPANPSVSFTLNNCKTITKLAFEKKNISTQLNETGSEFSFDLLFEGKPKEDFKPKINKFFERIAVYLPFLKDYHFTIDTENTFPHSSGIASSASGMAALAMNLMSLEKALNPSMTDDYFYQKASLLARLGSGSACRSVKGQVVVWGSQANIKGSSDLYGVEYPYVIHDTFKDFQDTILLVDKGEKQVSSTLGHDLMHDHPYAERRFAQAHENLDKLISIFENGDLEEFIKVVESEALTLHAMMMTSMPYFILMKPNTLQIINAIWKFREATKIPVCFTLDAGANVHVLYPNVVKENVLQFIKDELVGYCQNAQYLCDQIGNGAIQV, encoded by the coding sequence ATGTTTTTAGATACTGATTTTATTCCGTCGAAATATACACAAACTGTTGAAAATGGAAATTTCCTGTGGACAGCTCCAAGCAATATTGCCTTAGTGAAATATTGGGGTAAAAAAGAAAACCAGATTCCAGCCAATCCTTCAGTAAGTTTTACATTGAATAATTGTAAAACGATTACCAAACTGGCTTTCGAAAAGAAAAACATTTCGACTCAGCTCAATGAGACAGGGAGTGAATTCTCGTTCGATTTACTTTTCGAAGGAAAACCTAAAGAAGATTTTAAACCAAAAATCAATAAATTCTTCGAGAGAATTGCTGTTTATTTGCCGTTTTTAAAGGATTACCATTTTACCATTGATACAGAGAATACTTTTCCGCACAGTTCTGGAATTGCTTCTTCGGCTTCGGGTATGGCAGCTTTGGCGATGAATTTAATGAGTTTGGAAAAAGCGTTGAATCCATCTATGACGGATGATTATTTTTATCAAAAAGCATCCTTATTGGCTCGTTTGGGCTCGGGTAGTGCTTGTAGAAGTGTGAAAGGTCAAGTAGTAGTTTGGGGAAGTCAAGCCAATATAAAAGGAAGCTCCGATTTATACGGAGTCGAATATCCGTATGTGATTCATGATACTTTCAAAGATTTTCAGGACACGATTTTATTAGTAGATAAAGGCGAAAAACAAGTTTCGAGCACTTTGGGTCATGACTTAATGCACGATCATCCCTATGCCGAAAGACGTTTTGCGCAAGCACATGAAAATTTAGATAAATTAATTTCTATTTTCGAAAATGGAGATTTAGAAGAATTCATCAAAGTAGTGGAGAGCGAAGCTTTGACTTTACATGCTATGATGATGACTTCCATGCCTTATTTTATATTGATGAAACCAAATACGTTGCAAATCATTAATGCCATTTGGAAATTTAGAGAAGCGACTAAAATACCCGTTTGTTTCACGCTGGATGCAGGGGCAAATGTCCATGTTTTGTATCCAAATGTTGTGAAAGAGAATGTGTTGCAATTTATTAAGGACGAATTAGTTGGCTATTGTCAAAATGCACAGTACCTTTGCGACCAAATTGGAAATGGAGCAATCCAAGTATAA
- a CDS encoding mevalonate kinase yields MKGPLFYSKILLFGEYGIIRDSKGLSIPYNFYNGALKRDENPSAEAIASNQSLLRFATYLEKLNVEQPELVTFDLETLQNDVATGMYFDSSIPQGYGVGSSGALVAAIYDKYAQDKITVLENLTREKLLQLKNIFSQMESFFHGKSSGLDPLNSYLSIPILINSKDNIEATGIPTQSFDGKGAVFLLDSGIVGETAPMVNIFMENLKDKGFRAMLKNQFVKHTDACVENFLGGDMKSLFANTKKLSKVVLNHFKPMIPEQFHALWQQGIDTNDYYLKLCGSGGGGYILGFTEDLERAKASLKDYKLEVVYQF; encoded by the coding sequence ATGAAAGGACCTTTATTTTACTCAAAAATATTACTCTTTGGAGAATACGGAATCATTCGCGACTCAAAAGGGCTTTCAATTCCTTATAACTTTTACAATGGTGCTTTGAAGAGAGATGAAAATCCCTCTGCAGAAGCTATTGCTTCAAATCAGAGTTTGTTGCGTTTTGCAACTTATCTAGAAAAATTAAATGTAGAGCAACCTGAATTGGTGACTTTCGACTTGGAAACTTTGCAAAATGATGTAGCTACAGGAATGTATTTCGATTCTAGTATTCCGCAAGGATATGGAGTAGGAAGTAGTGGAGCTTTGGTAGCCGCTATTTATGATAAATATGCGCAAGATAAAATCACGGTTTTAGAAAACTTGACCCGTGAAAAATTATTGCAATTAAAAAATATATTCTCTCAAATGGAAAGCTTTTTCCATGGTAAGAGTTCTGGATTGGATCCTTTAAATAGTTATTTGAGTATTCCAATTCTTATTAATTCCAAAGACAATATCGAAGCAACCGGAATTCCTACTCAAAGTTTTGATGGGAAAGGGGCTGTGTTTTTGTTAGATTCAGGTATTGTGGGTGAAACGGCTCCTATGGTCAATATTTTTATGGAAAACCTAAAAGACAAAGGATTTCGTGCGATGTTGAAAAACCAGTTTGTCAAACACACTGATGCTTGTGTAGAAAATTTCCTTGGTGGCGATATGAAATCTTTGTTTGCCAACACCAAAAAACTTTCAAAAGTAGTATTGAATCATTTCAAACCAATGATTCCAGAGCAATTTCATGCCCTTTGGCAACAAGGAATTGATACCAATGATTATTACTTGAAATTGTGTGGTTCTGGAGGAGGTGGTTATATTCTTGGTTTTACTGAGGATTTAGAACGCGCCAAAGCTTCCTTGAAAGACTACAAACTAGAAGTAGTTTATCAGTTTTAA
- a CDS encoding glycerophosphodiester phosphodiesterase family protein, translated as MLKIGHRGARGYEPENTLLSFQKALDLGVDGIELDVHLSADGVLVVIHDETVDRTTDGKGLVADLTLEQLQHFRTNKNQIIPNLKEVLDLVNRRCFVNIELKGKGTTKPAVEMIQDYITNKNWSYSDFIVSSFGWEMLSETAELNPKIPIAVLTETTIEDALAFAKKIKAKAINPDFQLLKTDTTSKLQKAGFQVFPWTVNEVEDIKTIQNYGVDGIISDFPDRIQ; from the coding sequence ATGTTAAAAATAGGTCACAGAGGAGCTCGTGGATACGAACCCGAAAATACGTTGCTGAGTTTTCAAAAAGCCCTCGATTTGGGTGTTGATGGCATCGAACTCGATGTGCATTTATCAGCGGACGGAGTTTTGGTAGTGATTCATGACGAAACCGTGGATAGAACTACAGATGGTAAAGGTTTGGTTGCCGATTTGACTCTAGAACAATTACAACATTTTCGAACTAATAAAAACCAAATTATTCCAAATTTAAAAGAAGTTTTGGATTTAGTTAATAGACGGTGTTTTGTTAATATCGAACTCAAAGGAAAAGGCACTACAAAACCTGCAGTCGAAATGATTCAGGATTATATTACAAATAAAAACTGGAGTTATTCTGATTTTATCGTTTCTAGTTTTGGATGGGAAATGCTATCGGAAACGGCAGAATTAAATCCGAAAATTCCTATCGCTGTTTTGACCGAAACCACTATTGAGGATGCTTTGGCTTTCGCCAAAAAGATAAAAGCTAAGGCAATAAATCCTGATTTTCAATTACTGAAAACGGATACAACCAGTAAATTGCAAAAAGCAGGTTTTCAAGTTTTTCCTTGGACAGTAAATGAAGTTGAAGACATAAAAACAATACAAAATTACGGTGTGGACGGAATCATTTCTGATTTCCCAGACCGAATACAATAA
- a CDS encoding NAD(P)/FAD-dependent oxidoreductase codes for MNQNFDIIIVGGGAAGFFTAINIAEKNKKLKIAILERGKEVLSKVRVSGGGRCNVTHACFEPNELVKFYPRGEKELRGPFHQFCSGDTIEWFEKHGVELKIEDDGRMFPVSNSSQTIIDCFLQATQKLGISVLTGQSVQSIYKKEGFWQIETQSEKYLTEKLILATGSNPKVWEMLQNFGHVIVAPVPSLFTFNIKDARIKDLPGVSALATVTVKDTKLTSTGPLLITHWGMSGPAILKLSAWGARILYDKNYQFTIFVNWLNDLDSDDVEKILKGLKLENAKKMVSKKSPFELTNRLWESLVLASGIQPETKWADLSKIQMQQLISQLTKGTFQVNGKSTFKEEFVTAGGINLKEINFKTMESKLHSNLYFAGEIVNIDAITGGFNFQNAWTSGFILANGI; via the coding sequence ATGAACCAGAATTTTGACATTATAATAGTAGGTGGTGGAGCAGCGGGTTTTTTTACCGCTATTAATATCGCCGAGAAAAATAAAAAATTGAAAATCGCCATTTTAGAACGAGGTAAGGAAGTCTTGTCCAAAGTGCGTGTTTCGGGTGGTGGTCGTTGTAATGTTACTCACGCTTGTTTTGAACCCAATGAATTAGTTAAGTTTTACCCTCGTGGTGAAAAAGAATTGCGTGGTCCGTTCCATCAGTTTTGTTCTGGAGATACTATTGAATGGTTTGAAAAACACGGAGTGGAATTGAAAATTGAAGATGATGGCAGAATGTTTCCCGTTTCCAATTCGTCTCAAACCATTATTGATTGTTTCCTGCAAGCCACTCAAAAACTTGGAATTAGTGTGCTTACCGGTCAAAGTGTACAATCCATTTATAAAAAAGAAGGCTTTTGGCAAATAGAAACCCAAAGCGAAAAATATTTAACAGAAAAACTAATCTTAGCAACGGGTAGTAACCCCAAAGTCTGGGAAATGCTCCAGAATTTTGGTCACGTCATTGTTGCGCCAGTTCCGTCGTTATTTACCTTTAATATCAAAGATGCTCGCATCAAGGATTTACCGGGAGTTTCAGCTCTAGCTACGGTAACTGTCAAAGATACCAAATTGACTTCTACAGGTCCATTATTGATTACACATTGGGGAATGAGCGGACCAGCGATTTTGAAGCTTTCTGCTTGGGGAGCTCGTATTTTGTATGATAAAAACTATCAGTTTACCATTTTTGTCAATTGGTTAAATGATTTGGATTCTGATGATGTCGAGAAAATACTAAAAGGCCTCAAGCTAGAAAACGCCAAGAAAATGGTATCCAAAAAGTCGCCTTTTGAACTCACCAATCGTTTGTGGGAAAGCTTGGTGCTGGCTTCTGGAATTCAGCCCGAAACCAAATGGGCTGATTTGTCCAAAATTCAAATGCAACAACTCATCAGTCAATTGACCAAAGGAACTTTCCAAGTAAACGGAAAAAGCACCTTCAAAGAAGAATTTGTTACAGCAGGCGGAATCAATCTCAAAGAAATCAACTTCAAAACGATGGAAAGTAAATTACACTCCAATCTCTATTTTGCTGGTGAAATCGTGAATATTGATGCGATTACTGGTGGTTTTAATTTTCAAAATGCTTGGACTAGTGGGTTTATTTTGGCTAACGGGATTTAG